A window of the Lactuca sativa cultivar Salinas chromosome 5, Lsat_Salinas_v11, whole genome shotgun sequence genome harbors these coding sequences:
- the LOC111887595 gene encoding zinc finger CCCH domain-containing protein 30, producing MSQLSIETGDSFTTLLELAANNDIQGFALSIESDPSGIDEVGLWYGRQKGSKQMVLEHRTPLMVAAMYGSIDVLKLILSQSKVDVNRLCGVDKTTALHCAASGGSINAVDVIKLLLLSGADPNLIDVNGLRPVDMIVVSPKLPEMKKTLEDLLGSDCDPPILDPLSPENHSPENHSPVSETDLLCSPKISTFDSKREYPVDPSLPDIKNSIYSTDEFRMYSFKVRPCSRAYSHDWTECPFVHPGENARRRDPRKYHYSCVPCPDFRKGTCRRGDMCEYAHGVFECWLHPAQYRTRLCKDGTGCNRRVCFFAHTQDELRPLFVSTGSAVPSPRSSSSALDFAAAMSLMPGALSSFTPPMSPSGNGMSNMNWPQPNVPSLHLPGSNLQSSRLRSSLNARDMSDQDLNLQLLNELSRQQRAVHNQSILTPTKLDDIFAAESSSPRFSDQSVFSPRHNSSVFNQFQQQQSMLSPINTNFSPKNTSFGVQNSPGRMSPRSVDPISPMSSRVSMLARENQQQFRSLSSRELGSRSGSIVGGGSVDPWSKWGSSEKPDWGVNENEFGKLRRSSSFENGGNNGEEPDLSWVQSLVKETPQEMKEKLAAAYGGSGSGGGGGSSSGGGGVNSNAQIEQMDQSALSAWIEQMQLDQLVAQQN from the coding sequence ATGAGCCAATTGAGTATCGAAACTGGAGATTCTTTTACTACTTTACTTGAACTTGCTGCGAATAATGACATCCAGGGGTTCGCCCTATCAATTGAATCCGACCCATCTGGGATTGACGAGGTCGGATTATGGTATGGCCGACAAAAGGGGTCAAAACAAATGGTTCTTGAACACAGAACTCCATTAATGGTGGCAGCCATGTATGGAAGCATAGACGTTCTCAAGTTAATTCTTTCCCAATCAAAAGTCGATGTGAATCGATTGTGTGGAGTTGACAAGACAACCGCCCTTCACTGTGCTGCGTCAGGTGGATCAATAAATGCTGTCGACGTTATAAAACTGCTTTTATTAAGTGGGGCCGACCCGAATCTAATCGATGTAAACGGGCTTCGACCCGTGGATATGATCGTTGTCTCTCCAAAGCTCCCGGAGATGAAAAAAACCCTTGAAGATCTTCTCGGATCCGACTGTGACCCGCCCATTTTAGACCCATTGTCGCCGGAAAACCACTCACCGGAAAACCACTCTCCGGTGTCAGAAACCGACCTTCTTTGTTCACCTAAAATTTCAACATTTGATTCCAAGAGAGAATACCCGGTTGACCCGTCATTACCCGATATCAAAAACAGCATTTATTCAACCGACGAATTCCGAATGTATTCCTTTAAAGTCCGTCCATGCTCCCGGGCCTACTCCCATGATTGGACGGAATGCCCATTTGTCCACCCTGGCGAAAACGCACGGAGGCGGGACCCACGGAAGTACCATTACAGCTGTGTCCCGTGTCCGGATTTCCGGAAAGGGACATGTCGCCGTGGCGACATGTGCGAATACGCGCACGGCGTATTCGAATGTTGGTTACACCCGGCGCAGTACCGGACCCGTCTGTGTAAAGACGGGACCGGCTGTAACCGCCGGGTGTGTTTCTTTGCTCACACACAAGATGAGCTTCGCCCGTTGTTTGTTTCAACGGGGTCCGCGGTCCCGTCTCCGCGATCTTCCTCATCCGCGTTGGATTTTGCAGCAGCCATGAGTTTGATGCCGGGGGCACTTTCGTCTTTTACACCGCCGATGTCGCCGTCGGGAAACGGAATGTCGAATATGAACTGGCCACAACCAAATGTCCCGTCTTTGCATTTACCGGGGAGTAATCTTCAGTCGAGTAGATTAAGATCGTCTCTTAATGCGCGAGATATGTCTGATCAAGATTTGAATCTTCAGCTTCTGAATGAGTTATCTAGACAACAAAGAGCTGTTCATAATCAGTCGATTTTAACCCCGACAAAGTTGGATGATATTTTTGCAGCTGAAAGCTCGTCTCCTCGGTTTTCAGATCAATCGGTTTTCTCACCGAGGCATAATTCATCGGTTTTTAATCAGTTTCAGCAACAACAGAGCATGTTATCGCCAATTAATACGAATTTTTCGCCAAAGAATACGTCTTTTGGGGTTCAAAATTCACCCGGGAGGATGTCGCCAAGAAGTGTTGATCCGATTTCGCCCATGAGTTCTAGGGTTTCAATGTTGGCACGTGAGAATCAACAACAGTTTAGAAGTTTGAGTTCACGGGAACTTGGATCTAGATCTGGTTCTATTGTGGGTGGTGGTTCAGTTGACCCGTGGTCAAAGTGGGGTTCGTCTGAAAAACCCGATTGGGGGGTTAATGAGAATGAATTTGGTAAGCTTCGAAGATCATCGTCTTTTGAAAATGGTGGCAATAATGGGGAGGAGCCAGATCTGTCATGGGTTCAATCGCTTGTGAAAGAAACGCCTCAAGAGATGAAGGAAAAGCTGGCGGCGGCTTATGGCGGCTCTGGTAGTGGTGGTGGGGGTGGTAGTAgcagcggtggtggtggtgtgAATTCGAATGCGCAGATTGAACAAATGGATCAATCTGCATTGAGTGCGTGGATTGAGCAAATGCAGCTCGATCAACTTGTGGCTCAACAGAATTGA